From the Anaeromyxobacter dehalogenans 2CP-1 genome, the window GGTTCCCGCCGGACGTGGTGCGGTCGCTCGCGGACGTGCCCGACGATCCCATCGCTTGCCCGGAGCGGCTGCGCGGGAAGGAGCGGCACGTGGTGGAGGACGCGCGCGCCTGCGCGCACCTCGCCGGGACGCAGGCGCGGCGCCTGCTCGAGGACGCCGGCGTGCGGGCGCTGCAGTCCACGCCGCTCATCGCCCGCGACGGGCGGCCGCTCGGGATGATCTCCACGCACTGGCGCGAGCCGCACCGGCCCGACGACGTGACGCTGCGGATGCTCGACCTGCTGGCCAGGCAGGCCGCGGATCTCATCGAGCACCGCCAGCGCGAGCAGGCGCTGCGCGACGCGGATCGGCGGAAGACGGACTTCCTGGCGGTGCTCTCGCACGAGCTGCGCAACCCGCTCGCGCCGATCCGCAACGCGGTCTACCTGCTGCACCACGCGCCGCCCGGCGGACCGCAGGCGGAGCGGGCGCGCGCGGTCATCGAGCGGCAGGCGGATCACCTGGCCAAGCTGGTGGACGACCTGCTCGACCTCAGCCGCGTGAACTTCGGGAAGATCGCGCTGCAGCGCACGGTGCTCGACGCCCGCGAGGTGGTGCGCCGCACCTGCGACGACCTCCGGCCGCTGTTCGACGAGCGCGGGCCGGCGCTGCACCTCGACCTCGACGACCAGCCGGTGTGGGTGGACGCCGATCCGACGCGCCTCGGCCAGATCGCGGGCAACCTGCTCACCAACGCGGTGAAGTTCACGCCGCCCGGCGGGCGGGTCGGCGTGACCGTGCGCGCGGAGGGTGGGGCCTGCGTGCTGCGGGTCCGAGACACCGGCGTCGGGATCGATCCGGGCCTTCTCGAGGCGATCTTCGAGCCGTTCGCCCAGGCGGAGCGCACCCGCTGGACCGCGCGCGGGGGGATGGGGATCGGCCTCTCGCTGGTGCGCAGCCTGGTGGGCATGCACGGCGGGACGGTGGTCGCCCGGAGCGAGGGGGCCGGCCGCGGCGCGGAGCTGGTGGTGACGCTCCCGCTGGCGCCGCAGCGCGCCGGGGTCGCCGGGCGCGCCGCGGCGCCCGCCGTCCCGCGCCTCGACCTGGTGCTCGTGGAGGACGAGGCCGACGGGCGTGAGACGCTGGGCGAGATCCTGCGGATGCAGGGGCACGAGGTCCGCCTCGCCGCGGACGGACGCCAGGGGATCGAGGCCGTCCGGGAGCGGCTGCCGGACGCGCTCATCTGCGACGTGGGGCTGCCCGACCTGAACGGCTACGAGGTGGTGGCGCGCGTCCGCGCCGTGCCCGGAGGCGCCGCGACGTACGCGGTGGCGCTCACCGGGTATGCGCAGCCCGACGACGTGCAGCGTGCGCGCGACGCCGGGTTCGACGCCCACCTCGCGAAGCCGCCCGACCTCGATCAGCTCGAGCGACTGCTCGCGGAGGCCGCCGTGCGTCGGGCGCGCCGCGCGCCGGCGGCGGAGCCGGGACCGCCTCCCTGAGTCCCCGGGCCCCGGCAGCGCCGCGGGCGCGGCCGCGTCGATCGGCGGACCGCGCGGACGCGCCGGCTCGACGGGCGCGCGGCCCGGCTCACCCCAGGGTCGCGGCGTCGCGCGCCGCTGCCGCGTCGCCGCGCTGGCCGCGCACCGGCGGCGCGAGCTGCGCCCGGAGCGCGGCCACGTCGAACCACAGCTCCTCCCGCGAGATCCGGTCGCCGCGCAGCTCGAACACGTGCAGCATCCGGAACGTGGCGCGCCCGGACCATCCGGCCAGCCCGCAGAAGCTCGCGTCGGCGATCGTCCCGGTCCACTCGGTCTCGTCCACCAGGAACCCCTCGCCGTACCGGCGCGCGATGGGGCGCACGCCCTCGCCGCGCAGATCCTCGAACAGCTGGCGGTAGAAGCCCCGGACGGCCTCCTTCCCGGAGAGCGGCCCGCAGGTCGATCCCACGCAGCGGTGCTGCAGGTCCTCGGTGAACGTGGACAGCACGCCGTCGAGGTCGTCGTGCGCCTCCTGCTCGAAGTGCCGGTCCACCAGCCGATCCATCTCGTCCCGGGTCATGTCGCCTCCTCCGCCGGCGGCTCCGCCGCCGCGCCTGCGCCGAACCTCGCGCCGGCGTGGGGCGGACACCATCCGACGGCCGTCGGGGAATGGGCCGCGCCGCCCGGCGCCGAACCAGTTGGAGCGGGCGCTGGCGCCGCGGCGGGCGAGGCGGCTATGG encodes:
- a CDS encoding hybrid sensor histidine kinase/response regulator; the encoded protein is MPRREAEPPAGSEPSREEATGPTPADPQVSLREQFARLAESVPGVICSFRLRPDGTASMPFATPAAEELYGVSREELARDMSAWARNVHPDDLPGVVRRIAASARTLSRWHDVFRYQHPTRGLRWIEGWSSPQPESGEGVIWHGYVTDVTAHKQLQEHLRESERKLREVIRASGAAYFEHSADLSSGFATPRMAEILGFAPEALPVCPALVPWLMERLHPEDAPGFVSAMAEYATGKAAELERELRVRGREGWRWVRLVITAVTRSGHRPDRSAGLVFDITERMDAEARLLADRSALERLHEVSARLVSEDALPTLLEAVMDAALAVAGARMGTLHILEEGSAALRLVAHRGFPPDVVRSLADVPDDPIACPERLRGKERHVVEDARACAHLAGTQARRLLEDAGVRALQSTPLIARDGRPLGMISTHWREPHRPDDVTLRMLDLLARQAADLIEHRQREQALRDADRRKTDFLAVLSHELRNPLAPIRNAVYLLHHAPPGGPQAERARAVIERQADHLAKLVDDLLDLSRVNFGKIALQRTVLDAREVVRRTCDDLRPLFDERGPALHLDLDDQPVWVDADPTRLGQIAGNLLTNAVKFTPPGGRVGVTVRAEGGACVLRVRDTGVGIDPGLLEAIFEPFAQAERTRWTARGGMGIGLSLVRSLVGMHGGTVVARSEGAGRGAELVVTLPLAPQRAGVAGRAAAPAVPRLDLVLVEDEADGRETLGEILRMQGHEVRLAADGRQGIEAVRERLPDALICDVGLPDLNGYEVVARVRAVPGGAATYAVALTGYAQPDDVQRARDAGFDAHLAKPPDLDQLERLLAEAAVRRARRAPAAEPGPPP
- a CDS encoding nuclear transport factor 2 family protein, with product MTRDEMDRLVDRHFEQEAHDDLDGVLSTFTEDLQHRCVGSTCGPLSGKEAVRGFYRQLFEDLRGEGVRPIARRYGEGFLVDETEWTGTIADASFCGLAGWSGRATFRMLHVFELRGDRISREELWFDVAALRAQLAPPVRGQRGDAAAARDAATLG